The following proteins are encoded in a genomic region of candidate division WOR-3 bacterium:
- a CDS encoding alkaline phosphatase family protein, protein MKKVLVVGLDGAPYKEIKEWVEKGELSFLSEIYKKGAFGSLKSIIPPFTMLAWPVIFTGKNPGKIGPFLYKGEKKGFNPDFFKGAQFINSTDIKTWTIWEWVSNFNGKVGVMNIPMTYPPMKVNGFFVSGALTPKNAKDFVYPEQLRKELTEYVIDLELPEGVGKTDKNLNKNRLKKLKKEFEILIKNRTKNAISLLKKYSPEFFIINFKEIDDFMHYFWNDKNSVLDYLKKSDESLREIYNQHKPDYVIVISDHGFSKAPTKYFYINQYLLERGYLKKSKSFKSNLFNLTYKAGILIIKNFGFLRNLFSDKLKFKIVRESIKEQVDWENTKAYAHWYAGIYLNPKFYPTPNAKKKGAEEIREALLEAKDPENGNKTILIAKTKWELFKGDFFEEMPEIVYTSTEDYRINTNLPGRIVDKKVDRPSIVGHHTSALDGIIFVMGEGIKKGTHLEANIYDLFPTSCVLMEIPIPKDCDGRVLTEIMEEKKFKISFSDLDYNSYKKSNESHYLTEEEDKSIKEHLKNLGYL, encoded by the coding sequence TTACAAAAAAGGAGCTTTTGGCTCTTTAAAAAGCATTATTCCCCCCTTCACAATGCTTGCATGGCCAGTGATCTTCACGGGCAAAAATCCTGGGAAAATTGGTCCTTTTTTATACAAAGGAGAAAAAAAAGGATTTAATCCGGATTTCTTTAAAGGAGCTCAATTTATAAACTCTACAGACATAAAAACCTGGACAATTTGGGAATGGGTTTCCAATTTTAACGGAAAAGTAGGTGTAATGAATATTCCAATGACATATCCACCTATGAAAGTTAATGGTTTTTTTGTAAGTGGAGCACTTACCCCTAAAAATGCCAAAGACTTTGTTTATCCGGAACAACTAAGAAAGGAACTTACAGAATATGTAATTGATTTAGAACTTCCCGAAGGAGTAGGTAAAACCGATAAAAATTTAAATAAAAACAGACTAAAGAAATTAAAAAAAGAGTTTGAAATTTTAATAAAAAATAGAACAAAAAATGCCATAAGTTTACTAAAAAAATATAGTCCCGAGTTTTTCATAATTAATTTTAAAGAAATTGATGACTTCATGCATTATTTTTGGAATGACAAAAATAGCGTTCTTGATTATCTAAAGAAAAGCGACGAATCTTTAAGAGAAATCTATAATCAACATAAACCTGATTATGTAATAGTGATTTCTGATCATGGATTTTCAAAAGCTCCAACAAAATACTTTTATATAAATCAATATCTTTTAGAAAGAGGATACTTAAAAAAATCAAAAAGTTTTAAAAGTAATCTCTTTAATCTTACTTATAAGGCTGGAATATTAATCATAAAAAATTTCGGCTTTTTAAGAAATCTTTTCTCTGATAAATTAAAATTTAAGATTGTTAGAGAAAGTATTAAAGAACAAGTAGATTGGGAAAACACAAAGGCTTATGCTCACTGGTATGCAGGAATATACCTAAATCCAAAGTTTTATCCCACTCCTAATGCAAAGAAAAAAGGAGCGGAAGAAATAAGAGAAGCTCTTCTTGAAGCTAAAGACCCAGAAAATGGGAATAAAACAATCCTTATTGCAAAAACAAAATGGGAATTATTCAAAGGGGATTTTTTTGAAGAAATGCCAGAAATTGTTTATACCTCAACAGAGGACTACAGAATAAACACAAACCTTCCAGGGAGAATCGTAGACAAAAAAGTAGATAGACCATCAATTGTTGGACATCACACCTCAGCTCTTGATGGAATCATATTTGTTATGGGCGAAGGAATAAAAAAAGGAACACATCTTGAAGCAAATATTTACGACTTATTTCCTACCTCGTGTGTTTTAATGGAAATACCTATACCGAAAGACTGCGATGGAAGAGTGCTTACAGAAATTATGGAAGAAAAAAAATTTAAAATTTCTTTTAGTGATTTAGATTATAACTCCTATAAAAAATCTAATGAATCTCATTACTTAACAGAAGAAGAGGATAAGTCTATAAAAGAACATCTAAAAAATCTCGGCTATCTATAA